Proteins found in one Sporosarcina sp. FSL K6-3457 genomic segment:
- a CDS encoding DHA2 family efflux MFS transporter permease subunit yields the protein MDIKKMHDKPPYGMIAILFIGAFVALLNNTLLNIALPTIMVEFDVKPSVVQWLTTGYMLINGILIPASAFFIQKFTNRGLFLTAMMSFTLGTLLAMLAPSFGVLVAARMIQAVGSAMMMPLLMNVMLTAFPIERRGTAMGIFGLVMITAPAIGPTLSGWIIEHYTWRTLFGIVLPFAILTLLYAFFKLRNITPNRDVKLDVFSLVLSSVGFGGLLYGFSSAGDKGWDAPIVYGTIIIGAIALITFIVRQLRMNDPMLDFKIYKHPMFALSSAISIVLSIAMFSGMILTPLYVQTIRGISPFHSGILMLPGAIIMGLMSPITGRLFDKYGPKILAVVGLIITTVSTYFLSRLGMESGYYYLMMIYTVRMFGISMVMMPIMTNGLNQLPMISNPHGTAMNNTLQQVSGAIGSAILLTIMTKRMESTGAGLFAEAQASGNAPTTAEGLALLKEQIEAQAMLDGINFSFFISTIVAIIALVLTFFVKRVTPPKNDMSFDKPQENKS from the coding sequence ATGGACATTAAAAAAATGCATGACAAACCGCCTTATGGCATGATAGCGATTTTGTTTATAGGCGCATTTGTCGCTTTATTGAATAACACATTATTGAACATTGCATTGCCAACAATTATGGTTGAGTTCGACGTCAAACCATCTGTCGTCCAATGGTTGACGACAGGGTATATGCTTATCAACGGTATTTTAATACCGGCAAGTGCATTCTTCATTCAGAAATTTACGAATCGTGGCCTATTCTTAACGGCTATGATGTCGTTCACATTAGGAACACTACTTGCCATGCTTGCACCGTCATTTGGGGTGTTGGTGGCTGCTCGAATGATTCAAGCTGTAGGATCCGCGATGATGATGCCACTACTTATGAACGTTATGCTGACGGCATTTCCGATTGAGCGTCGAGGAACTGCGATGGGAATCTTTGGTCTCGTTATGATTACGGCACCGGCGATTGGTCCAACGTTATCAGGCTGGATTATTGAACATTACACTTGGCGTACGCTTTTCGGTATCGTTTTACCGTTTGCCATTCTGACACTCCTTTACGCTTTCTTTAAATTGCGTAATATTACACCGAATCGTGATGTGAAACTAGATGTCTTTTCACTTGTTTTATCGAGTGTTGGTTTTGGTGGTCTACTTTACGGGTTCAGCTCAGCGGGTGATAAAGGATGGGATGCGCCGATTGTTTATGGAACAATCATTATTGGTGCCATCGCACTTATAACCTTTATTGTGCGTCAACTGCGGATGAATGACCCAATGTTGGATTTCAAAATTTACAAACATCCGATGTTTGCTCTATCGTCAGCGATTTCGATTGTTTTATCGATCGCAATGTTTTCAGGTATGATTCTGACACCACTTTATGTTCAGACGATACGTGGTATTTCACCATTCCACTCTGGTATTCTTATGCTGCCAGGTGCGATTATTATGGGGCTTATGTCGCCGATTACAGGTCGCTTATTTGATAAATATGGTCCGAAGATTTTGGCGGTTGTTGGTCTTATCATTACAACTGTTTCAACATACTTTTTGAGTAGACTGGGTATGGAATCGGGTTATTATTATCTTATGATGATTTACACAGTCCGCATGTTTGGGATTTCTATGGTTATGATGCCGATTATGACGAATGGATTAAATCAGCTGCCGATGATTTCAAATCCACATGGAACGGCTATGAATAATACATTGCAACAAGTGTCGGGCGCTATCGGATCTGCAATTTTGTTAACGATTATGACGAAGCGGATGGAGTCAACGGGAGCTGGACTATTTGCTGAAGCTCAAGCATCTGGAAATGCTCCAACGACTGCTGAAGGGCTTGCGCTATTAAAGGAACAGATTGAAGCGCAAGCAATGCTGGATGGTATTAACTTCTCGTTCTTTATATCGACAATCGTGGCAATTATCGCCTTGGTTTTAACATTCTTTGTGAAACGGGTTACACCGCCGAAGAATGATATGTCGTTTGATAAACCGCAGGAAAATAAAAGCTAA